In the genome of Olsenella profusa DSM 13989, one region contains:
- a CDS encoding radical SAM/SPASM domain-containing protein — protein sequence MSECEPPQARLTEGQMVLKLSTQTVCFSIHGIPVVGNLKTGSVIGLTAEGRDTCALMAKRNVSYEELPLSCKELAEHLRDGGYLEEGAATASEIPPIQSAYLHVTQRCNLSCRFCYSKRSDRNVLPDPPLEGLYAAIDFLATLDVGHLVISGGEPFLRPGLQEIVSHAKSSNIKNVIILTNGLLINPSVVRPLAKLVDCIAVAFDGISAESEAFLRNRQRFSSLAQAIRTIQQEDIEARILPTIHGRNVDDIEHYERLAKELGATVSYSLLLASPQDGGAFMLSDAQLARLGELSSQGAFSYSSDAYTSEAVALSVRHFCGAGTRTLSIAADGSIYPCHMLHDERFCMGNAFTDTPESVMGGKVAQDFRQLDVRHLGRCKTCETKYLCSGGCRARALLHEKSIIGHDPYCRLYHTYYRCLGRQLASYLRKEDKDAV from the coding sequence ATGAGCGAGTGTGAGCCCCCTCAAGCTAGGCTCACAGAAGGGCAGATGGTTTTGAAACTTTCAACTCAGACAGTCTGTTTTTCCATTCATGGGATTCCAGTGGTGGGTAACCTGAAGACAGGTAGTGTCATCGGTCTCACGGCAGAGGGGCGGGATACGTGCGCGCTCATGGCGAAACGCAATGTATCCTATGAGGAGCTACCATTGAGCTGCAAAGAGCTTGCGGAGCACCTTAGGGATGGAGGATACCTTGAGGAAGGCGCCGCCACGGCCTCGGAGATTCCGCCCATCCAGTCGGCCTACCTCCATGTCACACAGCGCTGCAACCTCTCCTGCAGATTCTGTTACTCAAAGAGGTCGGACAGGAATGTCCTACCTGACCCTCCCTTGGAAGGGCTCTATGCCGCAATTGACTTTCTCGCCACACTCGACGTGGGGCACCTCGTCATCTCTGGCGGAGAACCCTTCCTTAGACCTGGTCTCCAAGAGATTGTCAGTCATGCGAAGTCATCAAATATTAAGAACGTCATCATCCTAACGAACGGGCTCTTGATCAACCCATCGGTTGTACGGCCACTGGCCAAGCTGGTTGATTGTATAGCTGTTGCCTTCGATGGCATCTCCGCAGAGTCAGAGGCATTTCTCCGGAACAGACAACGCTTCTCATCCCTTGCCCAGGCGATACGAACAATCCAGCAGGAGGACATAGAGGCACGGATCCTGCCAACCATACATGGGAGAAACGTCGATGACATAGAGCACTACGAAAGGCTCGCTAAGGAGCTGGGGGCAACAGTAAGCTACAGCCTGCTCCTCGCCTCCCCTCAAGACGGCGGCGCATTCATGCTATCTGACGCCCAACTTGCCCGACTTGGAGAGCTCTCTTCACAAGGCGCATTTTCCTACAGCAGCGACGCATACACATCGGAAGCCGTAGCTCTCTCCGTCCGGCATTTCTGTGGCGCCGGCACGAGAACCCTAAGCATCGCTGCAGACGGCAGTATCTATCCCTGCCACATGCTGCATGACGAACGTTTCTGCATGGGCAATGCCTTCACCGATACACCGGAGAGCGTCATGGGGGGCAAGGTTGCACAAGACTTCCGCCAGCTTGATGTGCGGCACCTTGGCCGATGCAAAACATGTGAGACAAAATATCTCTGTAGCGGCGGTTGTCGTGCACGAGCGCTCCTGCACGAAAAGAGTATCATCGGACATGACCCATACTGTAGGCTCTACCACACCTATTACCGATGTCTGGGAAGACAGTTGGCAAGCTATCTTAGAAAGGAAGACAAAGATGCTGTTTGA
- a CDS encoding helix-turn-helix domain-containing protein codes for MRLDRVMAERKITSTELAERIGTSTVNLSNIKNGKIRGVRFSTLEALCQVLNCKPGDLIDYLTPEEDAAEHELGEIREWNYGKRTSRET; via the coding sequence ATGCGACTTGATCGAGTCATGGCAGAACGTAAGATTACATCGACAGAACTTGCCGAACGAATTGGTACTTCAACGGTCAACCTGTCCAACATCAAGAATGGGAAAATACGTGGCGTGCGTTTCTCCACACTCGAGGCCCTCTGCCAGGTGCTTAACTGCAAACCGGGCGATCTCATCGATTATCTCACCCCCGAGGAGGATGCTGCCGAACATGAACTAGGAGAGATTCGCGAATGGAACTACGGCAAGCGAACTAGTCGAGAGACATAG
- a CDS encoding DegV family protein, with translation MADYVLTCCSTCDLTPVHLDRLGIRYVYFNYELDGEQCKDDFGRTHTQHELYRRMRAGATVRTSQVSAGEYLDLWRSLLKAGKDVLHVALSSGISGTYGSACTARDAIRQEFPERRIEVIDSLCASSGLGLLLDTLAGLRNDGMSMDRLVAWAEAHKAEVNHWFFSSDLTFFVRGGRISRAAGAMGGLLRICPVMEMDDEGALQVREKVRTKLRAQRRMVRKMHELAQGGDGYARKVFISHSDCLRDARGVGDRIEREFPHLDGHVHYFDIGTTIGCHTGPGTVALFFWGTRR, from the coding sequence ATGGCCGACTACGTTCTCACCTGCTGCTCCACCTGTGACCTTACTCCTGTCCACCTCGATCGGCTGGGAATCAGGTACGTCTACTTCAACTATGAGCTCGACGGCGAGCAGTGCAAGGACGACTTCGGCCGTACCCACACCCAGCACGAGCTGTACCGGCGGATGCGTGCGGGGGCGACCGTACGCACGTCGCAGGTGAGTGCGGGCGAGTACCTGGACCTCTGGCGCTCCCTGCTCAAGGCAGGCAAGGACGTGCTGCATGTCGCCCTGTCCTCGGGCATCTCGGGAACGTACGGCTCGGCGTGCACGGCACGTGACGCCATCCGCCAGGAGTTTCCCGAACGCAGGATCGAGGTCATCGACTCGCTCTGCGCGTCATCGGGCCTGGGCCTGCTGCTGGACACGCTGGCTGGCCTGCGCAACGACGGTATGAGCATGGACAGGCTCGTTGCCTGGGCAGAGGCTCACAAGGCCGAGGTGAACCACTGGTTCTTCTCCAGCGACCTCACCTTCTTCGTGCGCGGCGGGCGCATCTCGCGTGCGGCGGGAGCCATGGGTGGGCTCCTCAGGATCTGCCCCGTCATGGAGATGGATGACGAGGGGGCCCTGCAAGTGCGCGAGAAGGTGCGTACCAAGCTGCGCGCCCAGCGGCGCATGGTCCGCAAGATGCATGAGCTTGCACAGGGTGGGGATGGGTATGCGCGCAAGGTCTTCATCAGCCATTCCGACTGCCTGAGAGACGCTCGGGGCGTCGGGGATCGCATCGAGCGGGAGTTTCCTCACCTGGACGGCCACGTGCACTACTTTGACATCGGCACCACCATCGGCTGTCACACCGGACCAGGCACCGTGGCCCTCTTCTTCTGGGGAACGCGGCGGTAG
- the murI gene encoding glutamate racemase has product MADKGGFIGVFDSGLGGISVLHHLVRQLPHEDFVFFGDSAHNPYGEKTPEQILGYARQIVGDLVDEGAKAIVIACNTATSVAAAALRDELPSLPIVGVEPALKPATEHDPHRRILVMATPVTLRMDKFQHLAHTYGSDSEIIEAPCEGLAQRIEQGELDGADLHELIENLVGRYRGGVDSVVLGCTHYPFVRHQIADVLGDVPFFDGGDGTARRVGSLLAKDGMLNESDAPGTVAFRSSLHEPGVLDRYQQFFEMGL; this is encoded by the coding sequence ATGGCGGACAAGGGCGGGTTCATTGGGGTCTTCGACTCCGGTCTGGGCGGCATCAGCGTGCTGCATCACCTCGTGCGTCAGCTTCCACACGAGGACTTCGTCTTCTTTGGCGACTCCGCCCACAACCCCTATGGCGAGAAGACCCCCGAGCAGATCCTGGGCTATGCGCGCCAGATCGTTGGTGACCTGGTGGACGAGGGAGCCAAGGCCATCGTGATCGCATGCAACACCGCGACGAGCGTTGCTGCCGCCGCGCTCAGGGACGAGCTGCCCAGCCTCCCCATCGTGGGCGTGGAGCCGGCACTCAAGCCGGCCACGGAGCACGACCCGCATCGCCGCATCCTCGTGATGGCCACCCCCGTCACCCTGCGCATGGACAAGTTCCAGCATCTGGCCCACACGTACGGAAGCGACTCGGAGATCATCGAGGCGCCCTGCGAGGGCTTGGCCCAGCGCATCGAGCAGGGCGAGCTTGACGGGGCCGACCTGCACGAGCTGATCGAGAACCTGGTCGGCCGGTATCGTGGGGGTGTGGATTCCGTCGTGCTGGGATGCACGCACTATCCCTTCGTGCGGCACCAGATCGCGGACGTGCTTGGTGACGTGCCGTTCTTCGATGGGGGAGACGGCACCGCACGCCGGGTGGGAAGCCTTCTGGCCAAAGACGGCATGCTCAACGAATCCGACGCCCCAGGCACGGTCGCGTTCCGCTCGAGCCTCCATGAGCCCGGTGTCCTCGACCGCTACCAGCAGTTCTTCGAGATGGGGTTGTAG
- a CDS encoding amino acid ABC transporter ATP-binding/permease protein, translating into MTKRHDARIMWRMLGLTKPLAGFMVISVACGVAGFACATFLPVLAAGEAVSLVSGAPLLSVGACVGILCALAIARGVLHYVEQSCNHYIAFKLLAHIRSEVFASLRRLAPAKLAGADRGSLVSMVTADIELLEVFFAHTISPICIAVLMSALMVVLLGTISWQLALVALVGYLVVGVVVPVLVSWLSGDGGRASREQAAGLSTFVLDGLRGLAEVLQFDAGAARLGTLDARSRELVETQCDLRDATTTGSMAAGAAITACSLAELVVGVLLWRGGAVGASAVVVSTVATLSSFGPVVALANLGSTLQGTLASAGRVLDILDEEPVVEEVTEGEDIAFGGATARGVGFSYDDGRVLDDVTLDIPQGSIVGITGRSGSGKSTFCRLLMRFWDVDKGQLAISGQRIDTVRTGNLRDLEALVEQDTYLFHDTIRDNLLIARPDATQGQIEAACRAASVHDFIMGLPQDYGTEVGELGDTLSGGERQRLGLARAFLHDAPFLILDEPTSSLDSLNEGVILRSLDGQRGARTVLLVSHRASTMAVADQTFSMDAGRVS; encoded by the coding sequence ATGACGAAGAGGCATGACGCGCGCATCATGTGGCGTATGCTGGGTCTCACCAAGCCGCTCGCGGGGTTCATGGTCATCTCCGTGGCGTGTGGCGTGGCGGGCTTTGCCTGTGCGACCTTCCTGCCCGTGCTTGCGGCGGGGGAGGCCGTCTCGCTCGTGAGCGGCGCACCGCTGCTCTCCGTGGGCGCCTGCGTGGGCATCCTCTGCGCACTGGCCATCGCCCGTGGCGTCCTGCACTACGTGGAGCAGAGCTGCAACCACTACATCGCCTTCAAGCTGCTGGCCCACATCCGCAGCGAGGTCTTCGCCAGCCTCAGGCGCCTTGCGCCCGCCAAGCTCGCGGGAGCCGACCGCGGCAGCCTGGTCTCGATGGTCACTGCGGACATCGAGCTCCTCGAGGTGTTCTTTGCGCACACCATCTCGCCCATCTGCATCGCCGTGCTCATGAGTGCCCTCATGGTGGTCCTCCTGGGGACCATCTCCTGGCAGCTGGCGCTTGTGGCGCTTGTCGGCTACCTCGTGGTGGGCGTGGTGGTGCCCGTGCTCGTCTCGTGGCTCTCGGGCGATGGCGGCAGGGCATCGCGCGAGCAGGCGGCGGGCCTCTCCACGTTCGTGCTGGACGGTCTGCGAGGCCTTGCCGAGGTGCTGCAGTTTGATGCGGGTGCGGCGCGGCTGGGCACGCTGGACGCACGCTCGCGGGAGCTTGTGGAGACGCAGTGCGACCTCCGCGATGCCACCACGACGGGCTCCATGGCCGCCGGTGCGGCCATCACGGCCTGTTCCCTGGCAGAGCTTGTCGTGGGCGTGCTGCTGTGGCGTGGGGGCGCCGTGGGCGCATCGGCCGTGGTGGTGTCCACGGTGGCTACGCTCAGCTCGTTTGGGCCGGTGGTCGCCCTGGCCAACCTGGGCTCCACGCTGCAGGGGACGCTGGCCTCCGCGGGCCGCGTGCTGGACATCCTGGACGAGGAGCCCGTGGTGGAGGAGGTCACGGAGGGTGAGGACATCGCCTTTGGCGGTGCGACCGCCCGCGGCGTGGGCTTCTCATACGACGATGGGCGCGTGCTGGACGACGTGACGCTGGACATCCCGCAGGGGAGCATCGTGGGCATCACAGGCAGGAGCGGCTCGGGCAAGTCCACGTTCTGCCGCCTGCTCATGCGCTTCTGGGACGTGGACAAGGGGCAGCTCGCCATCAGCGGGCAGCGCATCGACACCGTGCGTACGGGCAACCTGCGCGACCTCGAGGCGCTCGTGGAGCAGGACACGTACCTCTTCCATGATACCATCAGGGACAACCTGCTGATCGCCCGTCCGGACGCCACACAGGGGCAGATCGAGGCGGCGTGTCGTGCCGCCTCGGTGCATGACTTCATCATGGGCCTGCCCCAGGACTATGGCACCGAGGTGGGGGAGCTGGGCGACACGCTCTCGGGTGGCGAGAGGCAGCGGTTGGGCCTGGCACGGGCGTTCCTGCACGATGCGCCCTTCCTTATCCTGGACGAGCCCACGAGCAGCCTGGACTCGCTCAACGAGGGCGTCATCCTGCGGAGCCTGGACGGGCAGCGAGGGGCGCGCACCGTGCTGCTCGTGAGCCACCGGGCGAGCACCATGGCCGTGGCGGACCAGACGTTCTCCATGGACGCCGGTCGCGTAAGCTAA